From one Thermatribacter velox genomic stretch:
- a CDS encoding ABC transporter permease: protein METSGKETILKRLLLGDFGIILIFLALAIVMSILTPVFYTPVNLLNILRQVSVIGIISFGVTLIIIAGGIDLSPGSVAAFVGVVVAGFVSNGHSLLVSLLVALAVGALCGLTNGILVAFTGIPPFIATLGMMSIARALALIYSKGRPITLTSEAASFLAIGSGKLLGIPIPVLIFISTGVLSHIILKKTRFGKYVFAVGGNEQAAVVCGINVRKIKIYVFTFGGIMTALASIVLTSRVSSGNPTAALSYELDAIAATVIGGTSLSGGIGSIFGAFIGALIIGSLNNGLSLLGISPYWQQIAKGVAIIAAVISDVYRSKSYR from the coding sequence GTGGAAACATCAGGCAAAGAAACAATTTTGAAGAGACTTCTTCTTGGTGATTTTGGTATTATTTTAATATTTTTAGCTTTAGCAATTGTTATGTCAATTCTTACTCCAGTATTCTATACTCCCGTAAATCTTCTGAATATTTTGAGACAGGTATCAGTAATCGGTATTATTAGTTTTGGAGTTACGCTGATAATCATTGCGGGTGGAATCGATTTATCACCTGGTTCGGTAGCTGCTTTTGTTGGAGTGGTAGTGGCTGGTTTTGTTAGTAATGGCCATTCACTCCTTGTTTCTTTACTTGTTGCTTTGGCGGTAGGCGCTCTTTGTGGCCTAACTAACGGTATCTTGGTTGCTTTTACTGGTATTCCACCCTTTATTGCTACCTTGGGCATGATGAGTATTGCCAGGGCTTTAGCTTTAATCTACAGTAAAGGTAGGCCTATCACTCTTACTTCCGAGGCTGCTTCTTTTCTTGCTATTGGTTCTGGAAAATTACTGGGTATACCGATACCGGTACTTATTTTTATTTCTACTGGGGTTTTAAGCCACATAATTCTTAAAAAAACGCGATTTGGAAAGTATGTTTTTGCTGTAGGTGGAAATGAGCAGGCAGCTGTTGTATGCGGCATCAACGTGAGAAAGATAAAAATATACGTTTTTACTTTTGGTGGGATCATGACAGCTTTGGCGAGTATAGTATTGACTTCTCGGGTCAGTTCTGGCAATCCTACGGCAGCTTTAAGTTATGAGTTAGATGCTATTGCAGCTACTGTTATTGGTGGTACAAGCTTGAGTGGAGGAATAGGCAGCATTTTTGGCGCCTTTATTGGTGCGCTAATCATCGGTTCACTTAACAATGGTTTAAGCCTTTTGGGTATTTCTCCTTACTGGCAGCAGATTGCTAAAGGCGTGGCTATCATTGCTGCAGTGATTTCCGATGTTTATCGCAGTAAATCGTACCGATAG
- a CDS encoding uroporphyrinogen decarboxylase family protein — MTPRERVVKALSHQETDKLPLDINPILNTGIHVSTLHKLKVALGLISEKEPVKVVDPYQMLGEIDNELRKALGIDTVPLMPYKNFFGFENTDWKPWTFFDGTPLLVPGKFNTTPDANGNIYQYPLGDTRFPPSAKMPKDGFYHDAIIRQKPFRDEDLKVEDQIEEYTLLTDEELSYYEQESKRLYEETDYAVVFGGVPGTNLGDVAYVPGPALPDPKGIRDVEEWYVSLVIRKDFVREVFARMTEIGLENLRLLYQAVGDRIQVIMISGTDFGSQNGLFISREAYRELFKPFHKKINDWVHQNTSWKTFIHTCGGVYELLPDLREAGFDALNPVQISAAGMDPEKLKKDFGAYFTFWGGSIDTQKTLPFGSPEEVKEEVRQLISIFRPGGGFVCAPVHNIQANVPVENVLAFFEAVNQYR, encoded by the coding sequence ATGACCCCGCGTGAACGAGTCGTGAAGGCTCTTTCTCATCAAGAAACTGATAAACTTCCGTTGGACATAAATCCAATTCTTAATACTGGAATTCATGTTTCAACCCTTCACAAGTTGAAGGTAGCTCTGGGCCTAATTTCAGAGAAAGAACCAGTGAAAGTTGTCGACCCCTATCAGATGTTGGGAGAAATTGATAACGAGCTAAGGAAAGCTTTGGGAATCGATACTGTTCCCCTAATGCCATATAAAAACTTTTTTGGTTTTGAAAATACTGACTGGAAACCCTGGACTTTTTTTGATGGTACACCACTTTTAGTTCCCGGCAAGTTCAACACCACTCCTGATGCCAATGGCAATATTTACCAATACCCCCTGGGCGATACCCGTTTTCCACCTTCTGCCAAAATGCCCAAAGATGGGTTTTACCATGATGCCATTATCCGTCAAAAGCCCTTTCGCGATGAAGACCTCAAAGTTGAAGATCAGATTGAGGAATATACCCTGCTTACTGATGAAGAACTAAGCTATTACGAGCAAGAATCAAAACGACTTTATGAAGAGACCGATTACGCTGTAGTTTTTGGAGGGGTTCCCGGTACTAACTTAGGGGACGTTGCTTATGTTCCTGGTCCAGCCCTTCCAGACCCCAAAGGCATCCGAGATGTAGAGGAGTGGTATGTTTCTCTTGTTATCAGAAAAGACTTTGTGCGGGAAGTGTTTGCGAGGATGACAGAAATCGGTTTGGAAAATTTAAGGCTTCTTTATCAGGCGGTGGGTGATAGAATCCAAGTCATAATGATTTCTGGTACTGATTTTGGTTCGCAAAATGGCTTGTTTATTTCAAGAGAAGCTTACCGAGAGCTCTTCAAGCCCTTCCACAAAAAGATCAACGATTGGGTTCATCAGAACACGTCCTGGAAAACCTTCATTCACACCTGTGGTGGGGTTTATGAGCTCTTACCTGATCTTCGTGAAGCAGGGTTTGACGCTTTGAACCCAGTACAAATTTCAGCTGCTGGCATGGATCCTGAAAAACTGAAAAAGGATTTTGGTGCTTATTTCACCTTTTGGGGAGGAAGCATTGATACTCAGAAAACTCTTCCTTTTGGAAGCCCCGAGGAAGTTAAAGAAGAAGTTAGGCAACTCATCAGTATTTTCCGCCCTGGTGGAGGATTTGTCTGTGCTCCGGTGCACAACATTCAGGCCAATGTGCCTGTTGAAAATGTTTTGGCTTTCTTTGAGGCTGTTAACCAATATCGTTAG
- a CDS encoding sugar phosphate isomerase/epimerase family protein, which translates to MTPKLGFNGATTMKASLIEDAEVSKKAGFEYLELRDNKLETLLKDKSLPEIRDILQHIGIQPLAMNSLERATLHDRTGFQEVKNRAEKLCQYSSALNCPILIVVPTFLNDLTGKPDRQTIKQDACLVLEELEKIARSHEVKIAFEFLGFANTSVNSLSFANEIVSELNNPNIGLTIDTFHFFLSGEPLSVLDQIPSERIFLVHITDAENVSKETIQDKHRTVPGNGVLPLKDFVRKVQAIGYQGVYSIELFNPTYWEWDPEEVAKLCYQRMKMLFE; encoded by the coding sequence ATGACACCGAAGTTGGGTTTTAATGGCGCAACAACCATGAAAGCCAGTCTCATTGAGGATGCCGAAGTTAGTAAAAAGGCAGGTTTTGAGTACTTAGAGCTACGAGATAATAAGTTGGAGACTTTGTTGAAGGATAAAAGCTTGCCTGAAATCAGAGACATTCTTCAGCATATTGGTATTCAACCTTTAGCTATGAATTCTTTAGAGCGGGCTACTTTGCATGATCGAACCGGTTTTCAGGAAGTTAAAAACAGAGCAGAAAAGCTCTGTCAATATTCTTCTGCGCTTAACTGTCCTATTCTTATTGTTGTTCCAACGTTTTTGAATGATTTGACAGGTAAGCCAGATAGACAAACCATTAAACAAGATGCTTGTTTGGTCCTCGAAGAGCTTGAAAAGATTGCCCGTTCCCACGAAGTTAAAATTGCTTTCGAATTTTTAGGTTTTGCTAATACATCGGTGAATTCGCTTTCATTCGCTAATGAAATTGTTTCGGAACTTAATAATCCAAACATTGGACTAACTATCGATACTTTTCATTTCTTTTTGAGTGGCGAACCTCTTTCTGTTTTGGATCAAATTCCTTCTGAAAGAATTTTCTTGGTTCATATTACTGATGCTGAGAATGTTTCTAAAGAAACAATACAAGATAAGCATCGGACAGTTCCTGGAAACGGAGTTCTGCCTCTCAAGGATTTTGTTCGTAAGGTTCAGGCTATTGGTTACCAAGGAGTGTATTCTATCGAGCTTTTCAATCCTACTTACTGGGAGTGGGATCCTGAAGAGGTTGCTAAACTTTGCTATCAGAGAATGAAGATGCTTTTTGAATAA
- the iolG gene encoding inositol 2-dehydrogenase yields MIKLGLVGAGRIGRLHAENIVYGIRGAELVTVADTLLNEEMEQWAYSLGVPKASKRVEDVFSDPEIDAVLICSPSNTHEDYIMEAARNGKHIFCEKPIGSNLSKIEKALQVVEDNKVKLQIGFVRRFDHNHKKVHDAVKEGKIGEPWLVKITSRDPQPPSVDYLKTSGGIFFDMTIHDFDMARYLSGSDVVEVSACGAVLVNPVVADLNDFDTAIVTLRFENGALGVIDNCRQAVYGYDQRTEVHGSKGCVWVENDRPNTSLVLTAQGTLGEPFLWFFVERYKEAFIAEIRVFIDAIEKNLDPPVDGMDGFKAVLIARAADESAREGKPVKVPKV; encoded by the coding sequence ATGATTAAGTTGGGACTGGTTGGTGCTGGGCGGATTGGGAGACTTCATGCGGAAAACATTGTTTATGGAATACGCGGTGCAGAACTGGTTACTGTTGCTGATACACTCCTCAATGAGGAAATGGAGCAATGGGCATACAGCCTTGGAGTACCGAAAGCAAGCAAAAGGGTGGAAGATGTTTTTTCTGACCCAGAGATTGATGCAGTCTTGATTTGTTCTCCTTCAAATACTCATGAGGACTACATTATGGAAGCAGCAAGAAATGGGAAACACATCTTTTGTGAGAAACCGATTGGCAGCAACTTGAGTAAAATTGAGAAAGCTCTGCAGGTTGTTGAGGATAACAAAGTGAAGTTGCAGATTGGTTTTGTGCGCCGTTTTGACCATAACCACAAGAAAGTCCATGATGCAGTGAAAGAAGGTAAGATAGGAGAACCCTGGTTGGTAAAAATCACTTCTCGAGATCCCCAACCTCCTTCTGTGGATTACCTCAAAACCTCTGGTGGCATATTTTTCGATATGACTATTCACGATTTTGACATGGCGAGGTATCTTTCAGGAAGTGATGTGGTGGAAGTCTCTGCTTGCGGAGCTGTCCTGGTCAATCCAGTAGTGGCTGATTTGAACGATTTTGATACTGCAATTGTTACTTTAAGATTTGAAAATGGTGCTTTGGGTGTTATTGACAACTGCCGCCAGGCGGTTTATGGCTATGACCAAAGGACCGAGGTTCATGGCTCAAAAGGTTGTGTGTGGGTGGAGAATGACCGACCCAATACTTCACTGGTCCTTACTGCTCAGGGCACTCTGGGAGAACCCTTCCTATGGTTTTTTGTGGAGCGATATAAAGAGGCTTTCATCGCAGAAATCAGAGTTTTCATCGACGCTATTGAGAAAAATTTGGACCCCCCCGTGGATGGTATGGATGGCTTTAAAGCTGTTTTAATTGCCAGAGCTGCGGATGAATCAGCTCGAGAAGGTAAACCAGTGAAAGTACCCAAAGTTTGA
- a CDS encoding hydroxypyruvate isomerase family protein — protein MRVALCIETIFREFPFEERFSSTKASGFDYVEFWTWRDKDIEKIKQLCFENEVKIAAFSGDQDFSLVDEHERKQYVDFVKESIESALKLDCHCLVLHSNALDKNGRVLRSYDEIGYEQKIQTMIDTLRILAPFAEEAGVTLVLEALNTKVDHPGNFLATTEDAIKVIRSVNSPNVKILYDIYHMQIMEGNLINTLREYIDFIGHIHIADVPGRNEPGTGEINYVNILRALESLNYKGAVGFELFPLRSSEEAVRAIQALF, from the coding sequence GTGCGAGTGGCTTTATGTATCGAGACCATCTTTAGGGAATTTCCCTTTGAAGAAAGGTTTTCTTCAACAAAAGCCAGTGGATTTGATTATGTCGAATTCTGGACCTGGAGAGATAAAGATATCGAAAAGATAAAACAACTTTGTTTTGAGAATGAAGTTAAAATTGCCGCCTTCTCGGGTGATCAGGATTTTTCCTTGGTAGATGAGCACGAGCGGAAACAATACGTTGATTTTGTCAAGGAATCTATCGAGTCAGCTTTAAAGCTTGATTGCCATTGTTTGGTACTTCATTCAAACGCTTTAGATAAAAATGGTAGGGTTTTGAGATCTTACGATGAAATCGGATACGAGCAAAAAATACAGACAATGATTGACACTCTTAGGATTTTGGCGCCTTTTGCAGAGGAAGCTGGTGTTACCCTAGTTTTAGAAGCCTTAAATACTAAAGTGGATCATCCTGGCAATTTCTTGGCAACTACTGAAGACGCTATTAAGGTTATAAGATCTGTAAACTCTCCAAATGTAAAGATTTTGTACGACATTTATCATATGCAGATTATGGAGGGAAACCTTATTAACACGCTTCGAGAATACATTGATTTTATCGGTCATATTCACATTGCTGATGTTCCAGGAAGAAACGAACCAGGTACAGGAGAAATTAACTATGTTAACATCCTGCGTGCTCTTGAATCCCTGAACTATAAAGGAGCGGTTGGTTTTGAGCTTTTCCCGCTGCGTTCTTCTGAGGAAGCGGTGAGAGCCATCCAAGCACTTTTCTAA